A DNA window from Kitasatospora atroaurantiaca contains the following coding sequences:
- a CDS encoding RNA polymerase sigma factor — translation MTASDTHRTIEAVWRIESARLIAGLVRIVRDIGLAEELAQDALVAALEQWPESGVPRNPGAWLMATAKHRAIDLIRRQQRLERKIEELGHELETEQPAPELDAVLEEDDIDDDLLRLVFTACHPVLSTDARVALTLRLLGGLTTKEIARAYLVPEATVAQRIVRAKKTLAEAHVPFEVPRGEELADRLSSVLEVIYLVFNEGYSATAGDDWMRPALCEEALRLGRVLAGLAPEEPEVHGLVGLMEIQASRSRARTGPTGEPVLLLDQDRGRWDYVLIGRGLAALERAERITRAHGSAPGPYTLQAAIAACHARARTPEETNWAGIAALYEQLAGVTPSPVVELNRAVALAMAYGPATGLALADRLADEPALKAYHLLPGVRGDLLAKLGRFEEAREEFERAASLTRNGRERTLLLRRAEACARGEAS, via the coding sequence GTGACGGCTTCCGACACCCATCGCACGATCGAGGCGGTCTGGAGGATCGAGTCCGCCAGGCTCATCGCCGGCCTGGTGCGGATCGTACGGGACATCGGGCTGGCCGAGGAGCTGGCCCAGGACGCCCTGGTCGCCGCGCTGGAGCAGTGGCCGGAGTCGGGTGTGCCGCGCAACCCGGGCGCCTGGCTGATGGCCACCGCCAAGCACCGGGCGATCGATCTGATCCGCAGGCAGCAGCGGCTGGAACGCAAGATCGAGGAGCTCGGGCACGAGCTGGAGACGGAGCAGCCCGCGCCCGAGCTCGATGCGGTCCTCGAGGAGGACGACATCGACGACGACCTGCTGCGCCTCGTGTTCACCGCCTGCCACCCGGTGCTCTCCACCGATGCCCGGGTGGCGCTCACGCTGCGGCTGCTCGGCGGTCTGACCACCAAGGAGATCGCCCGCGCGTATCTCGTCCCGGAGGCGACCGTCGCCCAGCGGATCGTCCGGGCGAAGAAGACGCTGGCCGAGGCCCATGTCCCCTTCGAGGTCCCGCGCGGGGAGGAGCTCGCGGACCGGCTGTCCTCCGTGTTGGAGGTCATCTACCTGGTGTTCAACGAGGGCTACTCGGCCACCGCCGGCGACGACTGGATGCGCCCGGCGCTGTGCGAGGAGGCCCTGCGGCTCGGCCGCGTCCTGGCCGGGCTGGCACCCGAGGAGCCGGAGGTGCACGGCCTGGTCGGGCTGATGGAGATCCAGGCCTCGCGCTCGCGGGCCAGGACCGGACCGACCGGCGAGCCCGTCCTGCTGCTCGACCAGGACCGCGGCCGCTGGGACTACGTCCTCATCGGCCGTGGCCTGGCCGCTCTCGAACGCGCCGAGCGGATCACCCGGGCCCACGGGAGCGCCCCGGGCCCGTACACGCTGCAGGCCGCGATCGCCGCCTGCCACGCCCGGGCCCGTACGCCGGAGGAGACCAACTGGGCGGGAATCGCGGCACTGTACGAGCAGCTCGCCGGGGTGACGCCGTCCCCCGTCGTGGAGCTGAACCGCGCCGTCGCCCTGGCGATGGCGTACGGACCCGCCACCGGCCTGGCGCTGGCCGACCGGCTTGCGGACGAACCCGCGTTGAAGGCGTACCACCTGCTGCCCGGCGTGCGCGGCGACCTGCTGGCCAAACTCGGGCGGTTCGAGGAGGCGCGGGAGGAGTTCGAGCGCGCGGCCTCGCTCACCCGGAACGGGCGCGAGCGCACGCTGCTGCTCCGGCGCGCCGAGGCCTGCGCGCGCGGCGAGGCGTCCTGA
- a CDS encoding flavodoxin family protein: MDRRFLFLTGSARHDGNAEQLARLAAEHLPVGAEQRWLHLADLPLQPFEDLRHSGDGVYPQPVGHERTLLDATLDATDLVIVSPLYWYSLSTTTKLYLDHWSGWLRVPGVDFKRRMAGRTLWGVTSHSSSDRTDADPVAGTLQRCADYLGMRWGGVLFGNGTRPGDVLSDEDALLRAKSFFAV; this comes from the coding sequence ATGGACCGCCGCTTCCTCTTCCTGACGGGCAGCGCCCGCCACGACGGCAACGCCGAGCAGCTCGCCCGCCTGGCCGCCGAGCACCTGCCCGTCGGGGCCGAGCAGCGCTGGCTGCACCTCGCCGACCTGCCTCTGCAGCCCTTCGAGGACCTCCGGCACAGCGGGGACGGCGTCTACCCGCAGCCCGTCGGCCATGAGCGCACCCTGCTGGACGCCACCCTCGACGCCACGGACCTGGTGATCGTCTCGCCGCTCTACTGGTACAGCCTCTCCACGACCACCAAGCTCTACCTGGACCACTGGTCCGGCTGGCTGCGCGTGCCCGGCGTCGACTTCAAGCGGCGGATGGCCGGCCGCACGCTCTGGGGTGTCACCTCGCACTCCTCCTCCGACCGCACCGACGCCGACCCGGTCGCCGGTACCCTCCAGCGCTGCGCCGACTACCTGGGCATGCGCTGGGGCGGTGTCCTGTTCGGCAACGGCACCCGCCCGGGCGATGTGCTCAGCGACGAGGACGCCTTGCTCCGCGCCAAGTCCTTCTTCGCGGTGTAG
- the trxA gene encoding thioredoxin: protein MLQTEGVVTVTDLTFAEEVLGAELPVLVDFTADWCAPCRMIAPVLADVAKEEAARLKVVQVDVDSNPETQAAYAVLSMPTLMVFKAGEPVRTMVGARAKAKLLRELAEVL, encoded by the coding sequence GTGCTGCAGACAGAGGGAGTTGTGACGGTCACCGACCTGACCTTCGCGGAGGAGGTGCTGGGGGCCGAGCTGCCGGTGCTGGTGGACTTCACGGCGGACTGGTGCGCGCCGTGCCGGATGATCGCGCCGGTGCTGGCCGACGTGGCGAAGGAGGAGGCGGCGCGGCTCAAGGTCGTCCAGGTGGACGTGGACAGCAACCCGGAGACCCAGGCGGCGTACGCGGTGCTGTCGATGCCGACGCTGATGGTGTTCAAGGCGGGCGAGCCGGTGAGGACGATGGTCGGCGCCCGGGCCAAGGCGAAGCTGCTGCGCGAGCTGGCGGAGGTGCTCTGA
- a CDS encoding YciI family protein: MRFMMLVKASEESEAGVLPSAELVAEMGAYNEQLAKAGVLLALDGLHPSSKGVRIKFDGEKRTVTDGPFTETKELLAGFWVIQVKSKEEAIEWASRAPFDGGTELEVRQVFEASDFPADILPPEQAAREDAIRAGLEANAAKQ, translated from the coding sequence ATGCGATTCATGATGCTGGTCAAGGCGAGCGAGGAGTCCGAGGCGGGCGTGCTGCCCAGTGCGGAGCTGGTCGCCGAGATGGGCGCGTACAACGAGCAGCTGGCCAAGGCCGGCGTGCTGCTCGCGCTCGACGGGCTGCACCCGAGTTCGAAGGGTGTTCGGATCAAGTTCGACGGCGAGAAGCGCACGGTGACCGACGGGCCGTTCACCGAGACCAAGGAACTGCTGGCCGGCTTCTGGGTGATCCAGGTGAAGTCGAAGGAGGAGGCCATCGAGTGGGCCTCCCGCGCCCCCTTCGACGGCGGCACGGAGCTGGAGGTCCGGCAGGTCTTCGAGGCGTCGGACTTCCCGGCCGACATCCTCCCCCCGGAGCAGGCCGCGCGCGAGGACGCGATCCGCGCGGGCCTGGAGGCCAACGCCGCGAAGCAGTAG
- a CDS encoding MerR family transcriptional regulator — translation MRIGELAERAGTTTRTLRYYESRGLLPARRSGNGYRAYGEEDLRLLRQIQLLQDFGFGLEDTRPFVECLRAGHPAGDSCPASLEVYRSKLAELDECIARLQAVRDQVGAQLARAELEAEAAAPGGPEPRCELTTDEN, via the coding sequence ATGCGGATCGGCGAACTGGCAGAGCGGGCGGGCACCACCACGCGCACCTTGCGGTACTACGAGTCTCGTGGCCTGCTGCCCGCGCGGCGCAGTGGCAACGGCTACCGCGCCTACGGCGAGGAGGATCTGCGGCTGCTGCGGCAGATCCAGCTGCTGCAGGACTTCGGGTTCGGGCTGGAGGACACCAGGCCGTTCGTGGAGTGCCTGCGGGCCGGGCATCCGGCGGGCGACTCCTGCCCGGCCTCGCTGGAGGTGTACCGGAGCAAGCTCGCCGAGCTCGACGAGTGCATCGCCCGGCTGCAGGCGGTCCGCGACCAGGTCGGCGCGCAGCTGGCCCGGGCCGAGCTGGAGGCCGAGGCGGCGGCGCCCGGCGGGCCCGAGCCGCGTTGCGAACTGACAACGGACGAAAACTGA
- a CDS encoding MerR family transcriptional regulator, protein MELSKKGATPVSGYSVGQVAAIAKVTVRTLHHYDEIGLLSPAGRTPAGYRRYGDDDLDRLQQILFYRELGFPLDEIAAILDDESVSPTEHLRRQHQLISARITHLQQLAAAVEHAMEARKMGIQLTPEEKFEVFGEDYQESWEAEAEQRWGGTEAWKESQQRTATYTKADWERIKAEVDALNQRLAAAFGAGLAPDSGEAMDLAEVHRQHMVDSFYDCTYQIHRGIADLYVTDPRFTATYEKVAPGLARWLHDAILANADRAGRAQA, encoded by the coding sequence GTGGAGCTCAGCAAGAAGGGAGCAACCCCGGTGAGCGGTTATTCGGTGGGGCAGGTCGCGGCGATCGCCAAGGTGACCGTACGGACCCTGCATCACTACGACGAGATCGGGCTGCTGTCGCCCGCCGGCCGTACCCCGGCCGGCTATCGCCGGTACGGGGACGACGACCTCGACCGGCTGCAGCAGATCCTGTTCTACCGCGAGCTCGGGTTCCCCCTTGATGAGATCGCGGCCATCCTGGACGACGAGTCGGTCAGCCCGACCGAGCACCTGCGCCGTCAGCACCAGCTGATCAGCGCGCGGATCACCCACCTCCAGCAGCTGGCCGCTGCAGTCGAACACGCCATGGAGGCACGGAAGATGGGCATTCAGTTGACACCCGAGGAGAAGTTCGAGGTCTTCGGCGAGGACTACCAGGAGAGCTGGGAGGCCGAGGCCGAGCAGCGGTGGGGAGGGACGGAGGCATGGAAGGAGTCCCAGCAGCGGACGGCGACCTACACCAAGGCCGACTGGGAGCGCATCAAGGCCGAGGTCGACGCCCTCAACCAGCGCCTCGCCGCAGCCTTCGGTGCGGGCCTCGCCCCCGACAGCGGCGAGGCGATGGACCTCGCCGAGGTGCACCGGCAGCACATGGTCGACTCCTTCTACGACTGCACCTACCAGATCCACCGCGGCATCGCCGACCTGTACGTCACCGACCCCCGCTTCACCGCCACCTACGAGAAGGTCGCACCCGGCCTCGCCCGGTGGCTGCACGACGCGATCCTCGCCAACGCGGACCGCGCCGGGCGGGCGCAGGCCTGA
- a CDS encoding right-handed parallel beta-helix repeat-containing protein yields the protein MRIARFLAGTGVIVLGVAVLPGIAHAEPAGGTLYVSPSQACSDSGTGSEAAPFCTVQAAADVAAAGQTVVVHPAAYREKVTITRSGTAAAPITFRTSSKVAKAGFFVDTLAVTGASHLRFEGAQGANIVVSGSSDVWFDNALLSLGTLHVTDGSTGVSLTRSEIYNRSSGTGSPIVVDKGSAKTVISGNIAYPPTDSQSPAPLISVDGATGTAVTGNTLRVTCGAAVGVGGKATTTTVENNVVTVSPSGGSCKPPALVRVSGDSAAQTRSAYNLFDLPASAAVYDWAGTSYSSLPAFRSATGQGAHDLTGSADERSNSLCGGRYAPAEGSPAIDSADATAPGALATDFWGTARADDPGVANSGTGAGYHDRGALELTNCMDLGPYDGGAPAKAYGARGVWVPVTVYQNWALPGKITVDWGDGTTSSDQFTGTQTVPVRHSYDRPGTYSATITATAGGLTRTRTVSATTEGSQYRPVAPTRVLDTRNGTGTGGVTAAVPARGVQHLDLTGVLPTADVTGVVVNITAVNPGADGFVTAYATGTERPATSALNFTRGAVVANLATLNSGKIDLFNGASAATDLVVDLEGYYLKGAGDGYHPVSPTRLLDTRAATAARPAQKVPAGGTVTVKVAGSGSVPKEATAAALNVTEADATAAGFITAYPAGTERPTASNLNFTAGAIVPNSAVVPLGSDGSVTFHNGSSAPVSLVVDLQGYYSPTGGLAFAAVQPQRVLDTRDGTGVENSVARPVPAQGVAKAGLGWLGAWGPFGHEDAKAAVLTTTVTRPASPGYLTVYPSGVSRPTASNLNFTANQTLAALTVTGLGPDAHASFFNGSGGTVDVISDVTGYFFA from the coding sequence GTGCGAATAGCACGATTTCTGGCGGGCACGGGGGTGATCGTCCTGGGTGTGGCGGTCCTTCCCGGCATCGCCCACGCCGAACCGGCGGGCGGAACGCTGTACGTCAGCCCGAGTCAGGCCTGCTCCGACAGCGGGACCGGCTCCGAGGCCGCACCGTTCTGCACCGTCCAGGCCGCCGCCGACGTGGCGGCCGCCGGGCAGACCGTCGTGGTCCATCCGGCCGCCTACCGGGAGAAGGTGACGATCACTCGCTCCGGGACGGCTGCCGCGCCCATCACGTTCAGGACCAGCTCGAAGGTCGCCAAGGCGGGCTTCTTCGTCGACACCCTGGCCGTGACCGGCGCCTCGCACCTCCGGTTCGAGGGTGCCCAGGGTGCCAACATCGTCGTCTCCGGATCGAGCGACGTCTGGTTCGACAACGCCCTGCTGAGCCTCGGCACCCTGCACGTGACCGACGGCTCGACCGGCGTCTCCCTGACCAGGAGCGAGATCTACAACCGCAGCTCCGGGACCGGTTCGCCGATCGTCGTCGACAAGGGCTCGGCGAAGACGGTCATCAGCGGGAACATCGCCTACCCGCCCACCGACTCGCAGAGCCCCGCCCCGCTGATCTCCGTCGACGGGGCGACCGGCACCGCCGTCACCGGGAACACGCTGCGGGTCACCTGTGGAGCGGCCGTCGGGGTCGGCGGCAAGGCCACCACCACGACGGTGGAGAACAACGTCGTGACGGTCTCGCCCTCGGGCGGCTCCTGCAAGCCGCCCGCCCTGGTACGGGTGTCCGGCGACTCGGCCGCACAGACCAGGAGCGCGTACAACCTCTTCGATCTCCCCGCCTCGGCGGCGGTCTACGACTGGGCGGGGACGTCCTACTCCTCGCTGCCCGCCTTCCGCTCGGCCACCGGCCAGGGCGCCCATGACCTGACCGGTTCGGCGGACGAGCGGAGCAACAGTCTCTGCGGGGGCCGCTACGCCCCGGCGGAGGGTTCCCCCGCGATCGACTCCGCCGACGCCACCGCCCCCGGGGCGCTGGCGACCGACTTCTGGGGCACCGCGCGCGCCGACGACCCCGGGGTGGCCAACTCCGGTACGGGCGCGGGCTACCACGACCGCGGCGCGCTCGAGCTGACGAACTGCATGGACCTCGGCCCCTACGACGGCGGCGCGCCCGCCAAGGCGTACGGGGCTCGCGGCGTCTGGGTCCCGGTGACCGTGTACCAGAACTGGGCCCTGCCCGGGAAGATCACCGTCGACTGGGGTGACGGCACGACCTCGTCCGACCAGTTCACCGGTACGCAGACCGTCCCGGTGCGCCACAGCTACGACCGCCCCGGCACGTACTCCGCGACCATCACCGCCACGGCCGGCGGGCTGACCCGGACCAGGACGGTGAGCGCCACCACCGAGGGCAGCCAGTACCGTCCCGTCGCCCCGACCCGGGTCCTCGACACCCGCAACGGCACGGGGACCGGCGGCGTGACCGCGGCCGTCCCGGCGCGGGGCGTGCAGCACTTGGACCTCACCGGCGTGCTGCCCACCGCGGATGTCACCGGCGTCGTCGTGAACATCACCGCCGTCAACCCCGGCGCGGACGGCTTCGTCACGGCGTACGCCACCGGCACCGAGCGTCCGGCCACCTCCGCGCTGAACTTCACCCGCGGGGCCGTCGTCGCCAACCTGGCGACGCTGAACAGCGGGAAGATCGACCTCTTCAACGGAGCCTCCGCGGCCACCGACCTGGTGGTGGACCTCGAGGGGTACTACCTGAAGGGTGCCGGGGACGGCTACCACCCGGTCAGCCCGACCCGCCTGCTGGACACCCGGGCCGCCACCGCCGCCCGGCCGGCCCAGAAGGTACCCGCCGGGGGCACGGTCACCGTCAAGGTGGCCGGATCCGGCTCCGTGCCGAAGGAGGCCACCGCGGCCGCGCTGAACGTCACCGAGGCCGACGCCACCGCAGCCGGTTTCATCACCGCGTACCCGGCAGGGACCGAGCGGCCGACCGCCTCGAACCTCAACTTCACCGCGGGCGCGATCGTCCCCAACAGCGCGGTGGTGCCACTGGGTTCGGACGGCTCCGTGACCTTCCACAACGGCTCCTCGGCGCCGGTGAGCCTGGTCGTCGACCTCCAGGGCTACTACAGCCCCACCGGCGGCCTCGCCTTCGCGGCGGTCCAGCCGCAGCGCGTCCTGGACACCCGCGACGGCACCGGGGTCGAGAACTCCGTCGCAAGGCCGGTGCCCGCCCAGGGCGTGGCCAAGGCCGGTCTCGGCTGGCTGGGGGCGTGGGGACCGTTCGGCCATGAGGACGCGAAGGCCGCCGTTCTGACCACGACGGTCACCCGGCCGGCCTCGCCCGGCTATCTCACCGTCTACCCCTCGGGCGTCAGCCGGCCGACCGCCTCGAACCTCAACTTCACCGCGAACCAGACCCTCGCGGCGCTGACGGTCACCGGCCTCGGCCCGGACGCGCACGCGTCCTTCTTCAACGGCTCCGGCGGCACGGTCGATGTCATCTCGGACGTGACGGGCTACTTCTTCGCCTGA
- a CDS encoding PKD domain-containing protein — MRIRQLAGLAGVLGLAGGLGLPVIPAAAYTPDTLFVWGGSSWCHDAPGGGAFDSPFCTIGAAAREALPGQTIQVFATDNGYHETVNLTRSGTPDKPITFVSVPRPAESHEPVAKVYGAANGPAFTVIGAHDIVVKDFSVVGDGSAFDIRDSSSVRIEHTTAGQTAAAYAPTVLLSGATTDVTLARNVVRGSKVDSVRVGAGVKNTVVTGNEISGGSGPQLAATDAPGTVVTGNTLLQGCGTVLQLAGASTNSAVHNNIATTTDAACTGDKPVVSVAEASATGTTLDHNLVHPAGADGMPYNWAGKAARTPADLGAASGGQGLHDLVADPQLTGDGNAAHGLAKTSPAVDSADADAPGVLAADLNGNPVTDDPEVANSGAGSAPRDRGAYELQSIGGLKVSFTGAPAPYPAKVTATASLQQNWDGPVTYSFNFGDGTSPLVSTKPVVEHVYTVDAWGDTLSVTATGPDGRSYSAQASDLVKINKPGAPTVSFQLAPCTSAETGACRHPLTYVVDVSGSKSPWPITGYTVDYGDGTPVSTDPSAPHTYRVAGEYTMTVTVKDAGGQTAKASRKVSASPRPGMFNGYSPVRVADTRKASPTGRLAAGGSFSLRVGDGAIPGGLATSAVVLNVTAVSPGGSGWLAVGPGAQGRPNTSNINYTAGQVVPNLVTVPVGSDGTVTVWNMPGGPAVDVVVDALGAYDPDHGDRYTNLAKPVRIMDTRYGTGTPAGRISSVCDGSSADTKLKIRGANGVPANAGSVVLNVTVTEPERDGFLTVGHSRTTSNLNFKANQTVANQVIAPLDEDGTVTICNSGGRVHVVMDAFGYYAPDGGSRFQPVSPQRVFDTRSAIYNNRPLGPGVTEVVDVNGIGGPDSGTTGAVLNVTAITPDAPGYLTVWAGNDTRPGTSNVNFTPGQIVANHVVTGVNDPAGFAFYNSAGHTHVAADLFGYFFREMQ, encoded by the coding sequence GTGCGTATCAGACAACTCGCCGGGCTGGCCGGTGTGCTGGGCCTCGCGGGCGGCCTCGGCCTGCCCGTGATACCCGCTGCCGCGTACACGCCCGACACCCTCTTCGTATGGGGCGGCTCTTCCTGGTGCCACGACGCTCCGGGCGGGGGCGCCTTCGACAGCCCGTTCTGCACCATCGGTGCTGCGGCCCGGGAGGCGCTGCCGGGCCAGACCATCCAGGTCTTCGCCACGGACAACGGCTACCACGAGACCGTGAACCTGACCCGGTCGGGCACTCCGGACAAGCCGATCACCTTCGTCTCCGTGCCGCGCCCGGCCGAGTCCCACGAACCGGTGGCCAAGGTCTACGGGGCGGCGAACGGGCCTGCCTTCACGGTCATCGGTGCCCACGACATCGTCGTCAAGGACTTCAGCGTCGTCGGCGACGGCTCGGCGTTCGACATCAGGGACTCCAGCTCGGTACGGATCGAGCACACCACGGCCGGTCAGACCGCCGCGGCCTACGCCCCGACCGTCCTGCTGAGCGGTGCCACCACCGATGTCACCCTGGCACGCAACGTCGTCCGGGGCTCCAAGGTGGACAGCGTCCGGGTGGGCGCGGGGGTGAAGAACACGGTCGTCACCGGCAACGAGATCTCCGGTGGAAGCGGCCCGCAGCTCGCGGCCACCGACGCCCCGGGCACCGTGGTCACCGGCAACACCCTGCTGCAGGGCTGCGGCACCGTCCTGCAGCTGGCCGGCGCCTCCACCAACTCCGCCGTCCACAACAACATCGCGACCACCACGGACGCCGCCTGCACGGGCGACAAGCCCGTGGTCTCGGTCGCGGAGGCCTCCGCGACGGGCACCACGCTGGACCACAACCTCGTCCACCCCGCCGGTGCCGACGGCATGCCGTACAACTGGGCCGGCAAGGCCGCTCGTACGCCCGCCGACCTGGGCGCGGCCTCCGGCGGCCAGGGCCTGCACGACCTGGTCGCCGACCCGCAGCTCACCGGCGACGGCAACGCCGCCCACGGGCTCGCCAAGACCTCTCCCGCCGTGGACTCGGCCGACGCCGACGCCCCGGGCGTGCTCGCCGCCGACCTGAACGGGAACCCGGTCACCGACGACCCCGAGGTCGCCAACTCCGGCGCGGGCTCGGCCCCGCGTGACCGCGGCGCGTACGAGCTGCAGAGCATCGGCGGGCTGAAGGTCTCCTTCACCGGCGCCCCGGCACCGTACCCGGCGAAGGTGACGGCCACCGCGAGCCTCCAGCAGAACTGGGACGGCCCGGTCACCTACTCCTTCAACTTCGGTGATGGGACGAGCCCGTTGGTGTCCACCAAGCCCGTGGTGGAGCACGTCTACACCGTGGACGCATGGGGGGACACGCTCTCCGTCACCGCGACCGGACCCGACGGCCGCAGCTACTCGGCCCAGGCTTCCGACCTCGTGAAGATCAACAAGCCCGGTGCTCCCACCGTCTCGTTCCAGCTCGCCCCGTGCACCTCGGCGGAGACCGGCGCCTGCCGGCATCCGCTGACGTACGTCGTCGACGTGTCGGGGTCGAAGAGCCCGTGGCCGATCACCGGCTACACCGTCGACTACGGTGACGGCACCCCGGTGAGCACCGACCCGAGCGCCCCGCACACCTACCGCGTGGCGGGCGAGTACACCATGACCGTCACGGTCAAGGACGCGGGCGGCCAGACCGCCAAGGCCTCGCGCAAGGTCTCCGCCTCCCCGCGGCCCGGCATGTTCAACGGCTACAGCCCCGTCCGGGTGGCCGACACCCGCAAGGCCTCGCCGACCGGCCGGCTGGCCGCAGGTGGCAGCTTCAGCCTCAGGGTCGGCGACGGCGCCATCCCCGGCGGCCTCGCCACCAGCGCCGTGGTGCTCAACGTCACCGCCGTCAGCCCCGGCGGCAGCGGCTGGCTCGCCGTCGGCCCGGGCGCCCAGGGCCGCCCGAACACCTCCAACATCAACTACACCGCAGGGCAGGTCGTCCCGAACCTGGTGACCGTCCCGGTCGGCTCGGACGGCACGGTCACCGTCTGGAACATGCCCGGCGGTCCGGCCGTGGACGTGGTCGTGGACGCCCTCGGCGCCTACGACCCGGACCACGGCGACCGGTACACCAACCTCGCCAAGCCGGTCCGGATCATGGACACCCGGTACGGCACCGGCACGCCGGCCGGAAGGATCAGCTCGGTCTGCGACGGCTCGTCCGCCGACACCAAGCTGAAGATCCGCGGGGCGAACGGGGTTCCCGCCAATGCGGGCTCGGTGGTTCTGAACGTCACCGTGACCGAGCCCGAGCGGGACGGCTTCCTGACCGTCGGTCACTCCAGGACCACCTCGAACCTCAACTTCAAGGCCAACCAGACCGTCGCCAACCAGGTGATCGCTCCGCTGGACGAGGACGGCACGGTGACCATCTGCAACAGCGGTGGTCGCGTGCACGTGGTCATGGACGCCTTCGGCTACTACGCGCCGGACGGCGGCAGCCGGTTCCAGCCCGTCTCCCCGCAACGAGTCTTCGACACCCGTAGCGCGATCTACAACAACAGGCCCCTCGGCCCGGGCGTCACGGAGGTGGTGGACGTCAACGGCATCGGCGGCCCCGACTCGGGCACCACGGGCGCCGTCCTCAACGTCACCGCCATCACCCCGGACGCCCCGGGCTACCTGACCGTCTGGGCCGGCAACGACACCCGACCCGGCACGAGCAACGTCAACTTCACGCCCGGCCAGATCGTCGCCAACCACGTCGTCACGGGGGTCAACGATCCCGCGGGCTTCGCGTTCTACAACTCGGCCGGCCACACCCACGTGGCCGCCGACCTGTTCGGCTACTTCTTCCGAGAGATGCAGTAA
- a CDS encoding class F sortase, whose product MSRRRPRFVCSSLLAAGVTLGIGAWMVYGGTRTEAPPHPAAADAFPTRLGTPSPTATVPAVPTMPFSKPTRIRIPRVGIDAPVTAVGLDDSGRLVPPETDRNLAGWYQESVPPGSVGNSVLVGHVDTMRGPAVFYALGALHRGDTIDITRADSSTAEFSVDAIEVYAKADFPSDRVYAATTRPELRLITCGGGYTRSTGYLGNVVVYGHLTKALPGP is encoded by the coding sequence ATGTCCCGTCGGCGCCCCCGCTTCGTCTGCAGCTCCCTCCTCGCCGCCGGGGTGACCCTCGGCATCGGGGCCTGGATGGTCTACGGCGGTACGCGCACCGAGGCCCCGCCGCACCCGGCCGCCGCCGACGCGTTTCCCACCCGCCTCGGGACTCCCTCCCCCACCGCCACCGTGCCGGCGGTGCCGACCATGCCGTTCTCCAAGCCCACGCGCATCCGCATCCCGAGAGTCGGGATCGACGCCCCGGTCACCGCGGTCGGACTGGACGACTCCGGCCGCCTGGTCCCCCCGGAGACGGACCGCAACCTGGCCGGCTGGTACCAGGAGAGCGTGCCGCCCGGCAGTGTGGGGAACTCCGTGCTCGTCGGCCATGTCGACACCATGCGGGGGCCGGCGGTCTTCTACGCCCTGGGAGCCCTGCACCGAGGGGACACCATCGACATCACCCGGGCCGACAGCAGCACGGCGGAGTTCTCCGTCGACGCCATCGAGGTCTACGCCAAGGCCGACTTCCCCTCCGACCGCGTCTACGCCGCCACCACGCGGCCCGAACTCCGCCTGATCACCTGCGGCGGCGGCTACACCAGGTCCACCGGCTACCTCGGGAACGTCGTGGTCTACGGCCACCTCACGAAAGCCCTCCCCGGCCCGTGA
- a CDS encoding aquaporin: MMTPPLSRRLAAEAVGTAVLAAVLVGSGIQATGLSQDGGVQFLANVLASVLALAVLIALLAPVSGAHFNPLVSAAAWWTDRRSGTGLTARELGAYVLAQLAGAVVGAGVANAMFERPFVQLSGHDRSAGHLWLAEGVATGVLILLVFGLLRSDRARYAPVAVAAWIGAACWGTSSGSFANPALTFGRALSDSYTGIAPGSVPAFVLAQVVGAGVGLTLVTLLFGRSSDRAPDDARELVAH, from the coding sequence ATGATGACCCCGCCCCTGTCCCGACGCCTGGCCGCCGAGGCCGTCGGCACCGCCGTACTGGCCGCCGTACTGGTCGGTTCCGGGATCCAGGCCACCGGCCTCAGCCAGGACGGCGGGGTCCAGTTCCTCGCCAACGTCCTCGCCTCCGTGCTGGCGCTGGCCGTCCTGATCGCCCTGCTCGCACCCGTCTCGGGTGCCCACTTCAACCCGCTGGTCTCGGCCGCCGCCTGGTGGACGGACCGCCGCAGCGGCACCGGCCTTACCGCCCGCGAGCTGGGCGCGTACGTGCTGGCGCAGCTGGCCGGCGCGGTGGTCGGGGCGGGCGTGGCCAACGCGATGTTCGAGCGGCCGTTCGTACAGCTCTCCGGCCATGACCGCTCGGCCGGCCACCTCTGGCTGGCCGAGGGGGTGGCCACCGGGGTGCTGATCCTGCTGGTCTTCGGCCTGCTGCGGAGCGACCGGGCCCGGTACGCGCCGGTAGCGGTGGCCGCCTGGATCGGCGCCGCCTGCTGGGGCACCTCCTCCGGCAGCTTCGCCAATCCGGCGCTCACCTTCGGACGGGCGCTGAGCGACAGCTACACCGGCATCGCCCCGGGCTCGGTCCCGGCCTTCGTACTGGCCCAGGTGGTGGGTGCGGGGGTCGGGCTGACGCTGGTGACCCTGCTCTTCGGCCGCAGCTCCGACCGCGCCCCGGACGACGCCCGGGAGCTCGTCGCGCACTGA